From a single Falco naumanni isolate bFalNau1 chromosome 17, bFalNau1.pat, whole genome shotgun sequence genomic region:
- the NGF gene encoding beta-nerve growth factor yields MSMLYYTLIIAFLIGTQAAPKTEGNAPLEYPAEHSLLNTHRSNRHHIPQAAPQTSHSHSTWTIGRKEAINITMDPKLFKKRRFHSPRVLFSTQRPPVSGQGQNLGFLSSAGSLNRTARTKRTTHPVLHRGEFSVCDSVSMWVGDKTTATDIKGKEVTVLGEVNINNNVFKQYFFETKCRDPKPVSSGCRGIDAKHWNSYCTTTHTFVKALTMEGKQAAWRFIRIDTACVCVLSRKSGRP; encoded by the coding sequence ATGTCCATGCTGTACTACACTCTGATTATAGCTTTTTTGATCGGCACACAGGCAGCTCCAAAGACAGAGGGCAATGCTCCACTGGAGTATCCTGCAGAACACTCCCTGCTCAATACCCACCGGAGTAACAGACACCACATTCCCCAGGCAGCTCCACAGACGTCCCACAGCCACTCCACTTGGACGATAGGTAGAAAAGAAGCTATAAATATCACCATGGACCCAAAACTTTTTAAGAAGAGGCGTTTCCACTCTCCTCGGGTGCTGTTCAGCACACAGCGCCCCCCAGTATCAGGGCAAGGCCAGAATCTGGGATTTCTCAGCAGCGCAGGTTCTCTCAACAGGACTGCCAGGACCAAGAGGACCACACATCCCGTATTACACCGGGGAGAGTTCTCTGTGTGTGACAGTGTCAGCATGTGGGTTGGGGACAAAACCACAGCCACTGACATTAAAGGCAAAGAGGTGACAGTGTTGGGAGAGGTCAACATTAACAACAACGTTTTTAAGCAGTACTTTTTTGAGACCAAGTGCAGGGACCCTAAGCCAGTCTCCAGTGGGTGCCGAGGGATTGATGCAAAACACTGGAACTCTTACTGCACCACAACACACACCTTTGTCAAAGCGCTGACAATGGAGGGCAAGCAAGCAGCCTGGCGGTTTATCCGAATCGACACAGCTTGTGTATGTGTGCTCAGCAGGAAGTCAGGGAGACCCTGA